The following proteins are encoded in a genomic region of Amia ocellicauda isolate fAmiCal2 chromosome 6, fAmiCal2.hap1, whole genome shotgun sequence:
- the LOC136751877 gene encoding zona pellucida sperm-binding protein 4 produces MTLEREDMEEPVEEDGSEEVEREKLEQLDPPEHVKLVEDEEEHSLPDDYDNMSFYQKDSSVPPNLEKGGRLYAALTLRYYDLILKTTQLTTVSCLLTATLSQPQLPKGLSISCNCSKALVPVLQMPKSCGYSLVKGQGLLLPILASPQTLCFLSGSPLNSCFPFLPSFALSGAAVHHLDCVTAARERVEIQVSSPYHKQQPWQGWHLPKSQQVSCGPKSVLATACLASGCCVDPETAHCYYPLAECTSDKHSVLAIHRTLTIPAVDPSSLVIAGNKSCTPVICTSDFVVFKFPLTGCGTHAFVVGKTTIYLAEVTALAQHNSLNYGVITRDNHFRLLIECQYAEDNVMSTGYLVKSPNLPSIILSPGVFGVQLRIATDYTYSRFYPQYHRPLWLLLGHPMYLEVRLLSSPDPNFLLLVHYCVAYPHSARAVCVLLVEGCPNPLDYGHISTLHVNNQLPLPRQHCRYHITTSSWITRCMHTWMRR; encoded by the exons ATGACGTTGGAACGTGAGGATATGGAGGAGCCAGTAGAAGAGGATGGGTCAgaggaggtggagagggagaaacTGGAGCAACTTGATCCTCCAGAGCATGTCAAGTTAGTGGAAGATGAGGAGGAGCACTCTCTCCCAGATGACTATGATAACATGTCCTTCTACCAGAAGGACAGCAGTGTCCCACCCAACTTA GAGAAAGGTGGCAGGCTGTATGCTGCCCTGACTCTGCGCTACTATGACCTCATCCTGAAGACGACCCAGTTGACCACTGTGTCCTGCCTACTGACCGCCACCCTCTCCCAGCCACAGCTGCCCAAAGGCCTGTCAATCTCCTGCA ACTGCTCCAAAGCACTGGTCCCAGTGCTGCAGATGCCCAAGTCCTGCGGATACTCCCTGGTCAAGGGCCAAG GTCTCTTGTTGCCCATTTTAGCTTCCCCTCAAACCCTTTGCTTTCTGTCCGGTTCCCCTTTAAACTCTTGCTTTCCCTTCCTCCCCAGCTTTGCTCTCTCAGGAGCAGCGGTACACCACCTGGATTGTGTGACTGCAGCAAGGGAGAGAGTGGAGATCCAAGTGTCCTCCCCCTATCACAAGCAGCAGCCCTGGCAGG GCTGGCATCTTCCCAAGAGCCAGCAAGTCTCCTGTGGGCCCAAAAGTGTCCTAGCCACAGCCTGCTTGGCCAGTGGCTGCTGTGTGGATCCTGAGACTGCCCACTGCTACTACCCCCTGGCGG AATGTACCTCGGACAAGCACTCTGTCCTTGCCATCCACCGCACCCTCACGATCCCCGCAGTGGACCCATCCTCTCTGGTCATTGCTGGCAACAAGTCCTGCACCCCGGTCATCTGCACCTCTGACTTTGTGGTCTTCAAGTTCCCGTTGACTGGCTGTGGGACCCATGCCTTT GTGGTGGGCAAGACCACCATCTACCTGGCGGAGGTGACAGCCCTGGCACAACACAACAGCCTGAACTATGGCGTAATCACCAGAGACAACCATTTCAG GTTGCTGATTGAGTGTCAGTATGCAGAGGATAACGTGATGAGCACTGGCTACCTGGTAAAGAGCCCCAACCTACCCAGCATTATCCTGTCCCCTGGGGTGTTTGGGGTGCAGCTCAGAATTGCTACTG ATTATACCTACAGCCGCTTTTACCCTCAGTATCACAGACCTCTGTGGCTGCTCCTGGGCCACCCCATGTATCTGGAGGTGAGGTTGCTAAGCTCGCCAGACCCCAACTTTCTGCTGCTGGTGCACTACTGTGTCGCCTACCCCCACTCTGCCCGTGCTGTCTGTGTGCTGCTGGTTGAAGG CTGCCCCAACCCCCTGGACTACGGCCATATCTCCACCCTCCATGTGAACAACCAGCTGCCCCTGCCCAGACAGCACTGCCGCTACCACATCACCACCAGTTCATGGATCACTCGGTGCATGCATACCTGGATGAGGAGGTGA